A DNA window from Mastomys coucha isolate ucsf_1 unplaced genomic scaffold, UCSF_Mcou_1 pScaffold21, whole genome shotgun sequence contains the following coding sequences:
- the LOC116101072 gene encoding olfactory receptor 1444: MENITEVTEFILLGLTDDPNLQVPLLLIFLFIYIATLIGNGGMMMIIFSDSHLHTPMYFFLSNLSFVDLGYSSAVAPKMVAALQSGNKVISYNGCAAQFFFFVGFATVECYLLASMAYDRHAAVCRPLHYTTTMTTGVCTILTIGSYTCGFLNASIHAADTFKLSFCGSNKINHFFCDIPPLLALACSSTHISKLVVFFVVGFNVFFTLLVIIISYLFIYIAIQNMKSSEGRKKAFSTCVSHLTAVSIFYGTIIFMYLQPSSGQSMDTDKIASVFYTVVIPMLNPLIYSLRNREVKSALWKILKFYPKSFCVSRK, encoded by the coding sequence ATGGAGAACATCACAGAAGTGACAGAATTCATCCTGCTGGGGTTAACAGATGACCCCAATCTTCAGGTTCCTCTCCTCCTGATATTTTTATTCATCTACATTGCCACTCTGATTGGAAATGGAGGGATGATGATGATCATCTTCTCAGACTCCCACCTCCAcactcccatgtacttcttcctcagtaACCTGTCCTTTGTAGATCTGGGATACTCATCAGCTGTAGCTCCCAAGATGGTGGCTGCACTTCAGTCAGGGAACAAGGTCATCTCCTATAATGGGTGTGCAGctcaatttttcttctttgtgggaTTTGCCACTGTTGAGtgctatcttctggcctccatggcttATGACCGCCACGCAGCAGTGTGTAGGCCTCTTCATTACACCACCACCATGACAACAGGTGTATGTACCATCCTGACCATTGGCTCATACACCTGTGGCTTCCTCAATGCATCCATCCATGCTGCAGACACTTTTAAACTCTCTTTCTGTGGTTCTAATAAGATCAATCATTTTTTCTGTGACATACCCCCACTCCTGGCCCTTGCATGCTCCAGTACACACATCAGTAAGTtggttgtcttttttgttgtGGGATTCAATGTCTTTTTCACTCTCTTGGTAATTATCATCTCGTACCTCTTCATATACATTGCCATTCAAAACATGAAGTCTTCTGAGGGGCGAAAGAAGGCTTTCTCCACTTGTGTTTCCCACCTTACTGCTGTGTCCATCTTCTATGGCACAATCATCTTCATGTACTTGCAGCCCAGTTCTGGTCAGTCCATGGACACAGACAAAATAGCTTCTGTATTCTACACTGTAGTGATTCCCATGTTGAACCCCTTGATCTACAGCCTCAGGAACAGAGAAGTGAAAAGTGCCCTCTGGAAAATACTCAAATTTTACCCTAAGTCTTTTTGTGTGAGTAGGAAGTAG
- the LOC116103616 gene encoding olfactory receptor 5B12-like, giving the protein MENSTEVTEFILTGLTDDPELQIPLFIVFLLIYLITVLGNLGMVGLILLDSHLHTPMYLFLSHLSLVDFGYSSAVTPKVMAGLLSVDKTITHNACGTQFFFFVSFITTESFLLSAMAYDRYAAVCKPLHYTTTMTTNTCACLAIGSYVCGFLNSSIHTGNIFSLSFCKSNVIEHFFCDAPPLLTLSCSDTSVSEMVILFVVGFNDLFSIVVIMISYMFIFITILRMHSSEGRQKAFSTCASHLTAVSIFYGSGIFMYLQPSSSHTMGSDKMASVFYTMVIPMLNPLVYSLRNKEVKSAFIKAVEKAKISLVSTF; this is encoded by the coding sequence ATGGAGAACAGTACAGAGGTAACTGAGTTCATTCTCACAGGATTAACAGATGACCCAGAGCTCCAGATACCACTGTTCATTGTCTTTCTTCTCATCTATCTCATCACTGTGCTTGGGAACCTGGGAATGGTAGGGTTGATTCTGCTGGACTCACACCTCCACACTCCCATGTACCTTTTCCTCAGTCACTTATCTCTGGTGGACTTTGGTTATTCTTCAGCTGTCACTCCCAAAGTAATGGCAGGTCTCCTTTCAGTAGACAAAACCATAACCCACAATGCTTGTGGTACCCAGTTCTTCTTCTTTGTAAGCTTTATAACTACAGAAAGCTTCCTCTTGTCTGCCATGGCTTATGACCGCTATGCAGCAGTGTGTAAGCCCTTGCATtacaccaccaccatgaccacaaATACATGTGCTTGTCTGGCTATAGGCTCCTATGTCTGTGGCTTCCTGAATTCCTCTATCCACACTGGGAACATTTTCAGTCTCTCCTTTTGCAAGTCTAATGTGATAGAACACTTTTTCTGTGATGCTCCACCTCTCTTGACCCTCTCATGCTCAGACACATCTGTCAGTGAGATGGTAATTTTATTTGTTGTGGGTTTCAATGATCTCTTCTCCATTGTGGTCATCATGATCTCCTACATGTTTATCTTCATCACTATTCTGAGGATGCATTCATCTGAAGGACGCCAGAAGGCCTTTTCCACATGTGCTTCCCACCTCACTGCAGTCTCCATCTTCTATGGGTCAGGCATCTTCATGTACTTGCAACCTAGCTCCAGTCATACCATGGGAAGTGACAAGATGGCATCTGTGTTCTATACCATGGTCATCCCCATGTTGAACCCTCTGGTCTACAGTCTGAGGAATAAAGAGGTCAAGAGTGCATTCATAAAGGCTGTGGAGAAAGCAAAAATTTCTCTAGTATCCACATTTTAA
- the LOC116103617 gene encoding olfactory receptor 5B2-like, whose amino-acid sequence MEFSSHHIFLFYYYGEYSDYKMTIMKNKTEVTQFILLGLTDDPGLQLPLFVTFLLIYTITLVGNLGMILLIVLDSRLHTPMYIFLGNLSLVDFCYSSAVTPTVMTGLLIGDKAISYNDCAAQMFFFGAFATVENFLLASMAYDRYAAVCKPLHYATIMTTSMYTWLLTGSYVISFMSASIHIADIFTLSFCKSNVIHHFFCDVPAIMALTCFDNQARELVLLYIESLDVFFALIVICTSYMLIFITIFKMNSASGHHKAISTCASHFTAVSIFYGTVIFMYLQPSSSHSMDTDKVTSVFYTMVIPMLNPLVYSLRNKEVKNALIKLILHY is encoded by the coding sequence ATGGAATTTTCAAgtcatcatatttttcttttttattactatggaGAATACAGTGATTATAAGATGACaataatgaaaaacaagacagaagTGACACAGTTCATTCTTCTGGGACTCACTGATGACCCAGGCCTGCAGCTTCCCCTGTTTGTCACCTTTCTTCTCATCTACACCATCACCCTGGTGGGAAACCTAGGGATGATCCTGCTGATTGTCCTGGACTCTCGGCTCCACACCCCCATGTACATTTTCCTTGGTAACCTATCATTGGTGGACTTCTGTTACTCTTCTGCTGTCACCCCCACAGTCATGACTGGGCTCCTAATAGGAGACAAGGCCATTTCTTACAATGACTGTGCTGCTCAGATGTTCTTTTTTGGAGCCTTTGCTACTGTGGAGAATTTTCTGTTGGCCTCAATGGCCTATGATCGCTATGCAGCAGTGTGTAAGCCCCTACACTATGCCACCATCATGACTACAAGTATGTATACATGGCTTCTCACTGGCTCTTATGTCATCAGTTTCATGAGTGCCTCCATCCATATTGCAGACATATTTACTCTCTCCTTCTGCAAGTCTAATGTGATCCATCAttttttctgtgatgttcctgCAATCATGGCTCTCACTTGTTTTGATAATCAAGCTAGGGAACTTGTTCTTCTTTACATTGAAAGTTTAGATGTGTTTTTTGCTCTAATAGTTATCTGTACATCTtacatgttaatttttattaCCATCTTTAAAATGAACTCAGCTTCAGGACATCACAAGGCTATATCCACCTGTGCCTCCCACTTCACTGCAGTCTCCATTTTCTATGGAACTGtcattttcatgtatttacagCCCAGCTCCAGTCATTCCATGGACACAGACAAAGTTACATCTGTGTTCTATACCATGGTCATTCCTATGCTGAATCCTCTAGTCTATAGCCTGAGGAACAAGGAGGTCAAGAATGCACTTATAAAGTTGATACTACATTATTAA